The stretch of DNA GGAGCAATCCAATGCCGAATGCCGGAAAGCATATGGGTGGCGGTGGCCGCGGCCAGATGGGCGCGCGCGGCGTGGGTCCGGGTCAGCCCGGCGATACGCTCGATGAAGCCGATCTCGCTGACGACATCATGGGCAAGAACAAGCTGCAAGGCATGGACCAGCGGCGTTTTCCCAATCAGCGGCAAAGGCAGGCCGGCGAGCACGGCGAGCCTCATGACGTCATGGAAGGTCTAAAGAAGACCGAGAACCGCAGGAAGGATCAAGGTCCGGGAGCCGGATGATGGCTGGAAACAAGACACACGAGCAGCAGCTGCGCACTTTCGAGCGCAAGGATGATGTGCCCCGTCCTGGGGATCCCGTTGCTGATGTGGACAGCAGCTCTCAGACGGCGCGCAACGCGAAAGCGCGCCAGAGCGAGATGCCGGTGAGCCGCGGCGGCATGAACCAGGAAAGCCGTACCCACAATAAGCACAACCATCAGACCCAGTCGGGACACTCACCGCAGGCGAGAACCACCGAACAGAGCTGATCGCAAGCTTAAGTCTCTGGTTTGAATGACTTTAGGAAAGGCCGCCGACCATAGTCGTGGGCGGCCTTTCCGCGTTTTGGTCGCGCGCCGATGCGAGGGCGCGAGGGAGCTTCGCAATCGGAACGATTGGCGAAGCGATTCATTGGCCCCACAGATGCCAACCGCACACGAAGAGGGATCTTAGCGGTTGGCGCAAATCTCAGGAGGATAGCTATGAATATCGCGAGCGTAATGACACGCGACGTCAATGTCATATCCCCAGGCGCCCCTTTGAGCCAGGCCGCGCAGATGATGGATGAGCTCAATGTGGGCGTGCTTCCCGTCTGCGATGGAAGCCGGCTCGTCGGCATGATCACCGACCGCGATATCGCCGTGCGGGCGACTGCAGCCGGCCAGTCTCCAACCGATGCGCATGTTGCCGATGCCATGACGCAAGAGGTGATCTGGTGCTTCGAGGATGACGATGTCGACGAGGTACTCGACCGAATGGCGGATGTGCAGATCAGGCGGGTGCCGGTTCTCGATCATGACAAGCACCTCGTTGGTATCGTCTCGCTGGGCGATCTCGCAACCAAGGGCGATGGCGCGGATATCGAGGAGACCTTGGAGGAGATTTCGACGCCCTCGCAACCGGATCGATAGGAGGTTTCCATGAGCTCAACTGGTCTTGAGATCTTTGACCGGAGCCTTCACATCACGCACACTTGGCTGTCTGGGATCGGCGAGCAGATCGGGCCCGACAAACAGCGCTGTTACCATGCGCTGCGGGCGGTTCTGCAGACCCTCCGTGACAGGCTGACCACCGATCAGGCCGCCCATTTGGGCGCACAGCTGCCTCTCATCGTGCGTGGGATCTATTACGAGGGCTATCGGCCCTCGACCCAGCCCGTGACCATGCGCTCAGCAGATGAGTTCATCGCGCGGGTCGAGCAGAGAATTGGCGATTTGCCCCCGATGAATCCGCTCGATGCGACAAGGGCCGTCTTCCACGTGCTGGAGCGGCATATTTCGCCCGGTGAAATGGAGGAGGTGAAGCAAGCTCTGCCCGAGGAGATCAGGCGGCTGTTCGGCGAGGCCGACATCGGCAATGCTGGTTTCGCGACCGGTCAGGGTCGTGACGCAAACCTCGGAACGAGGCCGCAGACCGGTCACTGATGATGTTGGCTTGGAACGGGCCGCTACGCGTGGCCATCGAGCGGCGTGAGGT from Rhodoligotrophos sp. CJ14 encodes:
- a CDS encoding CBS domain-containing protein encodes the protein MNIASVMTRDVNVISPGAPLSQAAQMMDELNVGVLPVCDGSRLVGMITDRDIAVRATAAGQSPTDAHVADAMTQEVIWCFEDDDVDEVLDRMADVQIRRVPVLDHDKHLVGIVSLGDLATKGDGADIEETLEEISTPSQPDR
- a CDS encoding DUF2267 domain-containing protein codes for the protein MSSTGLEIFDRSLHITHTWLSGIGEQIGPDKQRCYHALRAVLQTLRDRLTTDQAAHLGAQLPLIVRGIYYEGYRPSTQPVTMRSADEFIARVEQRIGDLPPMNPLDATRAVFHVLERHISPGEMEEVKQALPEEIRRLFGEADIGNAGFATGQGRDANLGTRPQTGH